The Monodelphis domestica isolate mMonDom1 chromosome 7, mMonDom1.pri, whole genome shotgun sequence genome window below encodes:
- the LOC100023136 gene encoding bile acid-CoA:amino acid N-acyltransferase, translating to MAQIIVHPKTALVDVPLQIRVTGLLPSQLIMLQASLTDERGELFQSQVFYKADENGEVDLEHAGALGGDYVGIHPMGLFWSMKPKKMLSRLLKRDVINSPFLVHLSVYDITKPFSSSPDSLMASETVERWYSTPGVQRIQLKEGRVRGALFLPPGDGPFPGVIDLFGGIGGLVEFRASLLASHGFATLALAYFAYDDLPKNLDVIDIEYFEEAADILLRHPKVLGPSIGIVSVSRGAQIGMAMATFLKQVAATVCINGVFLAEQIVIKYRNEKFFSFSQHLERLRINELGLLAFYSALGNPQEEANKHGLLPVERAEGHILFIVGEKDYSVNSKIHAEQVMEQLRRHGKNNATLLSYPGAGHLIEPPYSPLCVASMNPFIPRPVLWGGETIPHAEAQEHSWKEILKFLRHHLTPTSISKL from the exons ATGGCCCAGATAATTGTCCACCCTAAAACAGCTCTTGTGGATGTACCACTACAGATCCGAGTAACTGGCCTGCTCCCTTCTCAGTTGATAATGTTGCAGGCATCATTGACGGATGAAAGAGGAGAGCTCTTTCAGTCTCAAGTCTTCTATAAGGCTGATGAAAATGGAGAGGTAGACCTGGAGCATGCAGGAGCACTTGGAGGGGACTATGTGGGTATCCATCCTATGGGCCTCTTCTGGTCTATGAAACCCAAGAAGATGTTATCTAGGCTATTGAAAAGGGATGTGATAAACAGCCCCTTCTTGGTTCATCTGAGTGTGTATGATATAACGAAGCCTTTCAGTAGTTCACCTGACAGTCTTATGGCCAGTGAGACTGTGGAGCGATGGTACTCAACCCCTGGAGTACAACGAATCCAGTTAAAGGAAGGCCGAGTTAGAGGAGCTCTCTTCCTACCACCAG gagaCGGTCCTTTCCCTGGAGTAATTGATTTATTTGGTGGCATTGGTGGACTGGTCGAGTTTCGGGCCAGTCTCTTGGCCAGTCATGGCTTTGCTACATTGGCCTTAGCTTACTTTGCCTACGATGACCTGCCCAAAAACCTAGATGTTATAGATATTGAATACTTTGAAGAAGCTGCTGATATCCTCTTGAGACATCCCAAG gtGCTTGGTCCCAGTATTGGGATAGTTTCAGTGAGCCGAGGAGCACAGATCGGAATGGCCATGGCAACATTCCTGAAGCAGGTGGCAGCCACAGTCTGCATCAATGGTGTGTTTTTGGCAGAACAAATTGTAATCAAGTACAGAAATGAGAAATTTTTCTCATTTAGTCAACATCTAGAAAGGCTAAGAATAAATGAGTTGGGGCTATTAGCATTTTATAGTGCATTAGGAAACCCTCAAGAAGAGGCAAATAAGCATGGTCTTTTGCCAGTAGAAAGGGCCGAGGGTCATATCCTGTTCATTGTTGGAGAGAAGGATTATAGCGTTAATAGCAAAATTCATGCTGAGCAAGTAATGGAGCAACTGAGAAGACATGGGAAAAACAATGCCACCCTGCTCTCCTATCCTGGAGCTGGGCACCTAATAGAGCCTCCCTATTCCCCTTTATGTGTGGCCTCAATGAACCCCTTTATCCCAAGACCTGTTTTGTGGGGTGGTGAGACCATCCCTCATGCTGAAGCCCAAGAGCACTCCTGGAAAGAGATTCTGAAGTTCCTCAGACATCACCTTACCCCAACCAGCATCAGTAAACTGTGA